From Variovorax sp. PMC12, the proteins below share one genomic window:
- a CDS encoding type IV pilin protein, whose product MSAGRARARGFTLIEMMITVVIIAILSAIAYPNYREHIARGKRAQAKASLAQAQQWLERHYSENYSYAKTADGTDINANGGVFKTQFSTSPLPGEGAANYNIALTPNDKGTAYTLKAVRTGSMSGDRCGDYVVTHTGRKSVENYTGFNAALAAASACWN is encoded by the coding sequence ATGAGCGCCGGACGAGCACGCGCGCGGGGCTTCACGTTGATAGAGATGATGATCACGGTGGTCATCATCGCGATCCTCAGCGCCATCGCCTACCCGAACTACCGCGAGCACATCGCCAGAGGCAAGCGCGCCCAGGCGAAGGCCTCGCTCGCGCAGGCCCAGCAATGGCTGGAGCGGCACTACAGCGAAAACTACAGCTACGCCAAGACGGCGGACGGAACGGACATCAACGCGAACGGCGGCGTGTTCAAGACCCAGTTCAGCACCTCACCCTTGCCGGGCGAAGGCGCCGCGAACTACAACATCGCGCTGACGCCAAACGACAAGGGCACCGCCTACACCCTGAAGGCAGTGCGCACGGGTTCCATGAGCGGCGACCGCTGCGGCGACTATGTCGTCACGCACACGGGCCGGAAATCCGTAGAGAACTACACGGGCTTCAACGCGGCACTGGCGGCTGCAAGCGCGTGCTGGAACTGA
- the moaC gene encoding cyclic pyranopterin monophosphate synthase MoaC yields MSTLTHFDAQGQAHMVDVAGKASTHRVAVATGRIEMQAATLALIESGTAKKGDVLGIARIAGIQAAKKTSDLIPLCHPLALTRVAVAFALADSGNAPQVACTATVETVGPTGVEMEALTAVQVALLTIYDMCKAVDRGMRITDVHVLEKHGGKSGSWVAG; encoded by the coding sequence ATGAGCACTCTCACCCATTTTGACGCCCAGGGCCAGGCCCACATGGTCGACGTGGCCGGCAAGGCCTCCACCCACCGCGTGGCCGTGGCCACGGGCCGCATCGAGATGCAGGCGGCGACGCTGGCGCTGATCGAATCGGGAACGGCGAAAAAGGGCGACGTGCTGGGCATCGCCCGCATCGCGGGCATCCAGGCGGCGAAGAAGACGAGCGACCTGATTCCGCTGTGCCATCCGCTGGCGCTGACGCGGGTGGCGGTGGCGTTCGCCCTTGCCGACTCGGGCAACGCGCCGCAGGTGGCCTGCACGGCCACCGTCGAGACCGTGGGGCCGACCGGGGTGGAGATGGAGGCGCTGACGGCGGTGCAGGTGGCGCTACTGACGATCTACGACATGTGCAAGGCGGTGGACCGGGGGATGCGGATCACCGATGTGCATGTGCTGGAGAAGCATGGGGGGAAGTCGGGGAGTTGGGTGGCGGGGTAG